CAATCAGATTGATAAGAAGACAAACAAGAACATATGACTCGGGGCATGTTTGATAAGTTAcaattattgtgaaaaagaaaaaaaaaatttcaactgtgaaaataaagttgatagtttgagttgagtataactttaaactaataaaaatattataaattttttattatatagacgtctaacaaaattaatttaatttttaaatcacaataataatagttattaaaatttttaataacatagggatatttcttaatttttttagggaaattatcattaatataCTTTAAATTTGcacttttataaaaaaatattacaatactttaAGGGTGTATCAATTGTCCACcttaaattgacaaaagttATTTGTCGACCACTTAACCGTTAACTGcagtttgaaagttaacggaactgtagtgaattgacgattttatccttaaaaatgATCACTTGTATATCcttaaaatatcttattatcacttatatacctttaaatttatcagttgtatcatatgaaaaggcTAGATTACCCATATGACATCATCATATTTAAACGGCAAGTAATAATTTAGTGGATGTcagatacattttgtcaaactTATGGTGGACGACTGATATACTCTGAAAGTGTTGTAGTGAATTTGATAACGGAGTAAACTAAGGATATGcgattgataattttcttttttttaataataagttaacattatttttaagagtGATAATAcagtcacaaactcttgtgCAAACTTATCttatacaaactgatgtggcattaatttattggttgaatgaaaatattaaataatagaaataaatcatgtgggtcaagagatatttaatttaaccaatgaattaacgccgcattaatttgtacaagagtttgtggctatatcattactcaatttttaataactacaaattaacaataaatttttttcaattaatcaattaaattcttcttatcaattttttttaattagatctTTTTGACCATTCAAATTACTTTACCATAAGGTTTATTTGACTATCTTACCCttatgaaatgaaatgaataaattgcCCAATATATATGTCCTTGTATCATaaactatttaattttgattataatctaacatttttaaataaaattctaataattttcaatatccTGCTagtaaattacataaatttgaCACTTTAATAATTTACCTGAATACTATATCATAAAGacattaagttaattttaattaaaaattaataatcatattaataaaagTAGTATTAAcacattatttagaaattatgatttttgtataaaaattcaaaagaatacacTTTTGGTACTTTCATCTTATAAAGgtagaataattaatttaaacctAGACTAAAGCAGTCTTAATacagaaatataattaaaaaaatctaaggcacaaaaatttaaactaagataaatttaattaattagttcttcaaaattcttctttatctaaattttaaaaaattatttgatttttttttttttttgtaattagttTCTTAACGGGGGTACGTTAACAAAAAGCGTGGGATAAAAATATCGCCATCCTAGAACTGTACCATTTAAGCCCCCAGTTTACTTGTTCAACTTGTAATCTGGAGATGGTTGAAATTTGACAATTTCTTTTCTGAGACATGATGCTAATGAGTAACGACTTCAAGGACCTGAAAATGAGTTTCTTTGTGAACTTTGGAATATCATCTCCCATAAAAGACAATGAAGTAGTCAGCGCTGGTGCGcgtaaattttatattgttcgTTTCTTCAGGAATGGTTTACTTCAGCAGTTCATCACTCTGGCTTAGAGGTGGCATTTTGGGACATGCCGGCTAATAGGCAGCGGCCATAAATGATCTTGGCAGAAACATTTGGCCATGTTAGCATTGGCCTAAGTGTCACCTAACGTTGCCCACAAGACGGAGTTAAAAGAGCTCCAAAAGAAAGATCGGATATAGCAAGTGCGTGATTTAAGATAATGCCGTTGATTTTGAAACCCATCAATATAATGGACCGCTAAAGCAAATTGTTTGCTGTAAGTGGAAAGTGTCGTGCCTTTCGCAACAGAAACCAAGCAAACATTGAACATCATGCTACCGATACTGCATTTTGTGACCAGACACATATACGGCGAAAAAGCTAAACCAAACTTGGTGGATAATTCACATCTAGTCTGAAAACAGTTGATATTATTAGTTCTAAAGGATGATAGTAACCATAGTATTCGACCCAACTTTTCACAATCCACCATGtgcaacaaaacaaaaccacaAAATTCCACCAACAACATCTTGAAATTCGAATTTTCTGAGAAttcaaaaaacataaaatagaGGCACACTGTTGTTGGCATCATTCCAACCATTTATTTACTCAGGTAAATTTAGGCTTCAGCAAATCTGCAACAAAGAACAGGCGCACCCAATAAGTTGAGTTGTAACATTAGGAAGATTTTTAAGAGAgggaaaaacaataaaattgaaataagcATAATCAGCAAAGGTGAAAAGAATCTTACCCTAGCTCAGAGAGCTTGAGATGAGCCTCAGCATAATCAGCGAAGAAAGCGTCCTCATCCTGAAAGGTGATAAGAAGCAACCAAAATAATCATCAGAGTacattcatttgaaaataCCAACAGAACATAAAGTGAATAACAATATACCATTGAGGaagtataaaaattaagcataCGCACCGCAGCATATTTCTCAACAAGAGGGCGGAAAACAGGGTCATCCAGAAGGGCCTTGTCGGATGGCAATTGCAGAAGACCATCCTTCTCACCAGTCAAGAGCTCCCTATTTTTCATGCACACTCAAGGTCAAATTTCTCCCTAAACTACGGACtcatttaacattttaaagtaAGACTACTATTCATGCAAAAAGACTCAAACAATACACAACCGAACATGTCAGGCAAAGAGACCAGTGACACATACGTGAAGTAGGAATTGTCAAAAATGAGAGGGTTGCGGGTCCATGGTCCCTCAAATCCAGACCTCTCCTTGTGGCACCTTCCCTACAAAGTTATTCAAACCAATAAGCTGATTAGACTATAAACAATGCAGCCAATTTAACACTTCACAACCACATTATTTCAGCACATGAGGAAAGCAACAAATCTTCACAGTTTAGCACTAACCAGGGTGTGGCCACCAGAGAGAGCAACAATATCCTTGTCGCTGAGGCCCATCTGAGCACCAAAGACTTGCCTCAAGTGATCATTACCTGCAGCAATTAAATGTAAAGAAGCCATCCAAGATGAAGCAACAAAACAGCTCATTTAATAagatccttaaaaaaaatacaaacccTGTTTAGCATCAGGAAGCCGGCCTTCTTGAGGTGGCTCAGCCTTGTCCTGAGAATAGGAGACGGCCATTGTCAGTAGCAAAAAATCACAACAATACAAGATTTGTAATCAAAAACACCATACAGATAAgtattttatagataaatagAGCAAATCACAActaaaaggggaaaaaaactaGCTAAGTgttataatttcaatatacAATGTTATAATAAACAGTGTTGTAAACTTGGACGTGTGTAATGTCACATCAAAAGGGTGgctgatattttatttgataaccAAAGTACAGTGAAAAAAGCAACAGTGCAATAACTTCAGTATCCATTACCCAGCCACTTAACCACGGAGGGCCATCCACAGAGTCACACAAAACTTGTGGTAGTCCGCATAGACAATCGTAGCAATTTGATTGTGCAACACAATTTCAAAAGccacaagttttatgttatgaaaCAACTTTCTTATTTCTAAAAAGTTCCACAAATTCATCAACATCTTCCAAGCCAAGTGCAGTCGCTAAAAAAAACTAGAAAAGTATCGCATGCACATTCCTATACTGCttcctttaatttcaattttcaccCAACGACCAAATAAAGTTTTACACAGAACAATGAAAGCCAAAGACCAGAAAACAGAGTAACActcactaaaataaataaataaataaacagtaAATAAGGCCAATTTTATCAGTAAATGAGCtataaatgtttcaacattaatttacataaatcaagcaaaacaattaaacaagCTACTAAGATCAATTTCACAAATCGATTTCATCCTCGaaacaacagaaaaaatattaaatcaaatttaattaaataatagcgaataataataacttacaTCTCTTCCAGGGTGGAAGGGGATATCGGGCCCACCGGTAACCTCAACGCCAACAACACCAGCAAGCTACATGATCCACGatgataaacaaaaaagatcggttaaacaaatttaaatcgGTCATCAGAAAAGTCAAAGATCGCCGTCTGATATTAACAAATTGATTTATACAGTACCTGATAAAGGTCAGCGTAGGAGATGGTAGGGAACTGCTCCTTGAACGGCTCCAAAAGCCTAACGGCAATATCGAGGCCGTTGTTGGCTGAGTGTGCCTGCTCAGCAGCGAGCCTCATGGTTCCGAATGGACCTCCGGTCTTGGTCTTCACATCATATGTACCAGCTGAGTGCCACctgaacaattaaaaaaaaaatcaatctcaCACCCACACATATTCAATACATACGTATAACGAGAGAGTACACGTACGCGATACGGAGCATGAGTGGAGCGCAGTTCTTCTCAGCGATGAAGCCTCTGAGCTTCCTCTTGCATTTCTCCACGGCCTTCTTGTAATCCTCGCTAACAGTGGGGTAATTCTTCGTCATCTTTTCAACtgctttcaaaataaaaaacagttTTAGGAAATaacaagaacaaaaacaaaaacacttTCACATTCTACGTTAAAACGACGATCGGCATTTCAAAACGGTGGCGTACGGAACAGATCTGTTAACGTCACTGACCGCTGAATGAAATGAGAAAGAGAGACGCAAATCCTTAACAAACGAGAGTGGCACGAGCAGAGCACAAGCTCGCTATGGCCAGGAGGAGGGTGAAGATATAGTGGGGAGGAGAAAGAGAAGGTTCTAGTAGATTGATCTTAGCCGTTGGATATGCCTGATCTTGCGGCTGTTAATTAGTCAGTCAATGGACGGGTGAGACTAAGGTCTATTTCTAGATCTACGGTCAGCCATTGGGTAGGTGGGGGAAACAAATTAGGAAGTCAAGGTTTACGGGaggaaacaaattattttatttggttatttGCAAAGAGATAGACCGGCCGATTTAAACGTAAAATGACCTTTATGTACGTGgctaaaaatgaaaagtttttGAACAAGAATGAGTTGGCAGTGCTGACTGTTTAAAAAGATTAATGgctaataattcattttaatcGTTTTTAAGTTAAGATGAGATAAAATTGACACATCATTTTGAGTAAAATGTTTTCCGtacattattaaataaaccaattaattgtgtattttattcacaattaatttatacataagggtgaaatttaattattatattacatttattatagtGGAAAACATGTGTATTTTGTgtcaaattaaaagatttataaaaaataattatttttgttgtataatttaaaatttcacccta
This window of the Citrus sinensis cultivar Valencia sweet orange chromosome 8, DVS_A1.0, whole genome shotgun sequence genome carries:
- the LOC102629716 gene encoding L-ascorbate peroxidase, cytosolic isoform X1 — protein: MTKNYPTVSEDYKKAVEKCKRKLRGFIAEKNCAPLMLRIAWHSAGTYDVKTKTGGPFGTMRLAAEQAHSANNGLDIAVRLLEPFKEQFPTISYADLYQLAGVVGVEVTGGPDIPFHPGRDDKAEPPQEGRLPDAKQGNDHLRQVFGAQMGLSDKDIVALSGGHTLGRCHKERSGFEGPWTRNPLIFDNSYFTYVSLVSLPDMELLTGEKDGLLQLPSDKALLDDPVFRPLVEKYAADEDAFFADYAEAHLKLSELGFAEA
- the LOC102629716 gene encoding L-ascorbate peroxidase 1, cytosolic isoform X3, which codes for MTKNYPTVSEDYKKAVEKCKRKLRGFIAEKNCAPLMLRIAWHSAGTYDVKTKTGGPFGTMRLAAEQAHSANNGLDIAVRLLEPFKEQFPTISYADLYQLAGVVGVEVTGGPDIPFHPGRDDKAEPPQEGRLPDAKQGNDHLRQVFGAQMGLSDKDIVALSGGHTLGRCHKERELLTGEKDGLLQLPSDKALLDDPVFRPLVEKYAADEDAFFADYAEAHLKLSELGFAEA
- the LOC102629716 gene encoding L-ascorbate peroxidase, cytosolic isoform X2: MTKNYPTVSEDYKKAVEKCKRKLRGFIAEKNCAPLMLRIAWHSAGTYDVKTKTGGPFGTMRLAAEQAHSANNGLDIAVRLLEPFKEQFPTISYADLYQLAGVVGVEVTGGPDIPFHPGRDDKAEPPQEGRLPDAKQGNDHLRQVFGAQMGLSDKDIVALSGGHTLGRCHKERSGFEGPWTRNPLIFDNSYFTELLTGEKDGLLQLPSDKALLDDPVFRPLVEKYAADEDAFFADYAEAHLKLSELGFAEA
- the LOC102629716 gene encoding L-ascorbate peroxidase 1, cytosolic isoform X4, which produces MTKNYPTVSEDYKKAVEKCKRKLRGFIAEKNCAPLMLRIAWHSAGTYDVKTKTGGPFGTMRLAAEQAHSANNGLDIAVRLLEPFKEQFPTISYADLYQLAGVVGVEVTGGPDIPFHPGRDDKAEPPQEGRLPDAKQGNDHLRQVFGAQMGLSDKDIVALSGGHTLGRCHKERSGFEGPWTRNPLIFDNSYFTYVSLVSLPDMFGSS